A stretch of Lutra lutra chromosome 9, mLutLut1.2, whole genome shotgun sequence DNA encodes these proteins:
- the LOC125109915 gene encoding predicted GPI-anchored protein 58, translating to MEPRRAEEAAPGLMAQARPSQALPLPSATRPPPAAPAHTSAASQTTHISSGKQKRPGAPAAGSVGVLATRASPRAGAPPRRLGAGGEDGREGYTPDAHSAFELPELKGSTRKPEFPLSPIPDPTQVLGGSSAFTKRSPVSSTCALKDSRGWAHKGTALGDNPNTGPRSQCEGQEAL from the exons ATGGAGCCTCGGAGAGCGGAAGAGGCTGCTCCCGGTCTCATGGCCC AGGCCAGACCGTCCCAGGCACTTCCCCTGCCAAGcgccacccgccccccccccgccgcccctgccCACACCAGTGCCGCCTCGCAGACG ACCCACATCAGCAGTGGCAAGCAGAAGCGCCCCGGGGCCCCAGCCGCAGGCAGTGTGGGCGTCCTGGCCACGCGAGCATCCCCGAGAGCAGGAGCGCCTCCCAGAAGGCTCGGGGCAGGCGGTGAGGATGGCAGAGAAGGCTACACCCCGGACGCACACAGCGCCTTTG AGCTTCCTGAGCTCAAGGGCTCTACTCGGAAGCCCGAGTTCCCGCTCAGCCCCATCCCAGACCCCACACAGGTTCTCGGAGGGTCATCTGCCTTCACCAAACGTTCTCCAGTTTCCTCCACATGTGCGCTCAAGGACAGTCGTGGCTGGGCACACAAGGGCACGGCGCTGGGGGACAACCCCAACACGGGACCCCGTAGCCAGTGCGAGGGTCAAGAGGCTCTATGA